Sequence from the Candidatus Brocadia sp. genome:
AATCCGTTCAATCAATGCCGATTCAATGTTCATATGAACGTCTTCAAGAGACTTTTTGAACTCGAACTTGTTGGATTCGATTTCAGCGAGAATTTCCTTCAGACCCTTAACTATCGCATCCTTTTCTTTCCCGGTAATAAGCCTGCACCTGGCAAGCATGGTAGCATGGGCTATACTTCCCTCAATGTCATGTTGATAGAGTCGCCAGTCGAAGGAAACGGATTCAGTAAACAACTCCACCGAAGCCGCTGTCTGCTTGGTAAATCTCCCTCCCCATGGTTTTTTTTGCTTCATATCAATCTGTCTTTTTGCAAACGTATTTCTCAAGATCAATGATTTAAACTTTTCGCGAAACTGATTCCTGCCAGCAAAATAAATAAAGACTGACATGCCTGCATATTACTGAACAAAATTAAGTTACGTACTATAGCTAAATACATCAGTCTAGTCAATACAATTCAAAAACCAAACTGATAAGCATTAAAGTTACAGTCGTTCCACAATCCGGCGGGTTATGTGTGCTGGAGAAGGCTGAGAATCCTGAGAGATCGGAAGTTGAGGCGGAAAAGACAAAATCCGAAGCACGAAATTCGTGAGTCAACCCTGTCAGGGTTTAAAACCCTGACAGGGTTGATTCTTTGCTAAAATGTCAAAAGCACCTTTGGAAGACACTACCATTCCTGACTATTTACGCTGGTGTTGGCGTCATCCGATAGTTTTTCTGTACATACCCACCTTCAGGTAAATTTACTCCGGAGTTAGTTATTGTTTGATAACCCGAAGCTGTAACTCTTATTGTGTAAGTACCCGAATTCAATAAAGGACTCACATAACTGCCATCGGTATTTCTATTCACCGTAGCATCTGTAGGACCATCAAAAGCCATTTGCGCACCAGAAATACCTGCACCAGTATTTTTATTTGTTACTTTTCCCCAAAATGTTCCCGGCGGCATGATTTTCCTCCTTTCGAAATTTTAATATACAGCCATAACCTCAAGAAAAGCGCGCATACCTATCTCTTAAACATATCGTTACCTCCTATAAAATCTTGTTTTTTTTTATAAAAGTAGGGTACACACCCCATACCTACTTATTAACACCTACAAATAATATGTTGAATTCAAAAAGATCAAAAGTACACGATGACGGAGACCAGGAACAGGTGCTCGTCGAGATCAAAATGAGTTCCTTTAAGACCCCTGCCGAAATCTTCTCCATCTACGTCGTTTGCCCATCTAAACTGATATGCACCGTCAATACTGAATCTCTTGAAAGTAATACCGCTTCCTGCACTAAATCCATATACGTCTGTAGGATCATCCAGGGATGGCCGGGGGTCATAAAAAAGTCCTCCGCGGACGGGGATAATCATCTTTTGCCTGAATATGAGGTATTCCGTGCCAAACCTTACAGCGTAAGTATCGTCAATGTCCCTGTCGGTTGATACACCACCCAGCGGACGTGATTTTACACCAGTTTCTTCATTCTCTTGCTCAAACTCCGACCAATCGGTCCACGTCACATCCATGGAAAAAGACAGTGCATCGCTGTAACGGAAACCAAATCCGCCACCAAATGACATGGGATAATTTATCTCTAAGTGTTCCCTTATATGACCTGATCCTACCGTTGTCCCAGTACTATTAGTGATAACGGAAAAAGAATCTGTAACACGATCCACATCAGCCGTATACGGGGAATGGAAAACGGCTCCAAAGGTAAGGCGTTTATCCTCCTTCTCCCATACTTCCAGAAGCATACCTGCCGTTATGTTTACTGCCTGAAAATTTTTGAATGTTTCGGTCCCATCATAGGACCTGCTAAAATCATTACCAAAAACCGAACCCTCACTTCTTGCTCGCAGTGTTTCTTTCCAGGCAAAGTCTCCAAAAAGCTCATCGGTAAAGAAATTTACGGCTATCCCAATGGATAATTTGGGTATTACTTGCAGGGAGATTGCAGGTGTCAGTGCAGCTATTCCACCTCTTGACTTAAAATCGACTGATTGTTTGTCAATAAATTCGCCTCCTGAAGACTCAAATATCCGATCATAGTCAAACCTCATGTGAAAATCATATTTCTGCTGATAGTTCAGGGCTGCAACCAGATTTTTTCCAAAGATCCTGAATGGATACGCAACACTGGCATAATTCAAATCGCCAGAGGATACAGATTCATCATCAAGTGATAACAATCCAGTAGTGCCGGGATCGAAATCCTGCTGTATGGATAAGAATGAGTCTACCAGGGAAAATTCCGGTCTTTCGAGTTGTGTTAAGCCACTGGGATTCCATGACGCCGCTGTTGCATCATCGGCAACGGCAATAAAGGCACCACCCTGTCCTAAGGCCCTTGCACCTGAACCGACAGGAAGTGGGACAGCATTAATGGAAGGAGGCGCCAATTGAGCAAAAGAGGTTTTGCCTGATAGTATAAGGATTAGGATACAGATAAATATATTATGTTTCAATCTCATTCAGACACCTCTCGGGTTTCAAGTTTAGAGTTTAGTGTTTCGGGTTTCGGGTTTCGGGCTAGATTATTTCTTGTATTTTTGGCCTTTTATTTCTGTATTATTGAAATAGGTTATTAAGCCCTTGATCATTTTGCTGATGTATCCCTGGTCTAAAGCTCTGTATAACTGAGAACGGACTTCGCCACAGGATCCTTTCGCTATTCCAAGAAACTGAATAAACTCGCCTTTTCTGCCTCTTTCAAAGCCTTCCGCGACATTATCCATTATGGACCCACTTGCCTGGCGCATTTGACCTTTCAGGTCATAATCTTTGGAAATTAATCCATTATTGGTAATCGAGTAACTCTCTTTTGAAAACTCTCTTGCTTTTTGCCATGCATCGACATCCTCAAACTTTCTGATTGTAGCCAAATCAATATCTCCTCAACTCCAAACTCCAAACCCTAAACACGAAACTCGAAACCATTTCATTTCGTTATCACAAGATCCTTCTTTTTTATCTTCCCGGTACCTTTCTTACTTATTCTGGCAAATGAGGTTTCAGGTTGTACCTGCACAATTCTGGCAATGGCATCCAGTGGTTCTTTGAGCACAAAATCGCCTTCCTTTGTCTCCCGGAATAAGAGTAATTTCATTCCTAATTTAAGACCACTGGTTGCGCCTGTATCGATATGAAATCCGTTCCCTGAAACACGGATAATACCCCCCTGTATCATAGGAAATTGCCGTTTCACCTTGAGTGATAAACCGTGCATAAGCCATTCGAGATTTTCCGCACTTTTATCCTCATCGTAAACATCGGCCTGGGCAAGTACCTGTGTTGTCTCTGTATCTACAAGTCGCAATGTGACGTTAATGCCTTTGGAATCTTCTTCCACAGAACCAAAAAGCATGCCCTCTGCCGATCGGATCTTCCCGACCTTTATGGCCGTGTCCGGAGATGTAAGTTCGGTGCTGGTGATTTTCTGTTCACGAAGAATTTCCTCCAGTTTTGCCCGGTCCCGTTCCACAAAGTTAAATCTCTTCGGCTCTTCGTCAAATGATCTGAGTAACATGGAATAGAGGGTTTCCGGGGGAACCTCTTTTTCTACAAATGTCCTTAACGGGAGCAATGCAACGGTATACCGTGCATCCGCTTCGAGAAGATAGAAGGTCTTTTTGGTAATTTTTACCGGTGAAAGTTGCGTCTGATTTCCCTGAGTATCAACGGCCCTGACAATTACGGCATTTTCTCCTTCATTGAGAGTTAACAAATGATTGAAGAAGACGTGCTTCGCAGGACGGATATCTAACGGTTGTTGATTCACGAAAAATCCGGCAACGCCGCTGTCATCGTGTGCATGCATGCTGAAGAAGAGGTTTACGTCATGGACAACGGCAGGTTTTAAATCTGTATGTACTACCGGAGGGATATTGTCCGCAGTCGTATCTTTCATGGGCTGGGGAGAATGGGCCGTGGAAGGCGGTTGTAACGCAGCCTCTCCATGAGAAGCTAACAATTTCGCAACTGTGTGCCCGTCTATTTTTCCGAATGCAATCATAGCTGGTGTGTTTGTATGGCTGGTATATTTCCTGGTATTTAGTATGTCTTCTGGCCATAACAATGATGCCTTCTTTTCTATCGGCTCTTCGCCCTTTGTTTCATTTCCTGCGATATCGATTACCCTTAACGAGATTTTGTCCAGATTTGCCAAGACAATATCCTGCTTAAAATTGACTTCCTTACCAGGGATAAGGGGTACCTCTGTATTGTTGATAGAGAGATGTTTTACGCCATGGTCATCCTCAATAGTCCCCTGAATGGTGGCGATGTCCTTGCCGCCTTTTTTGTGTAATTGTATATCATCCAGATAGAGAACCGGCGGGCGCATGTCCAGGATAAGCTTGAAATCTTGCCAAATACTCTTGCCTGAAAGGTCTGTTGCTTCCAGGCTGATAACATTTTCTCCTGCACGCAGAGAAATGATTTCGTCAAAAGGAAGG
This genomic interval carries:
- a CDS encoding four helix bundle protein encodes the protein MATIRKFEDVDAWQKAREFSKESYSITNNGLISKDYDLKGQMRQASGSIMDNVAEGFERGRKGEFIQFLGIAKGSCGEVRSQLYRALDQGYISKMIKGLITYFNNTEIKGQKYKK
- a CDS encoding carboxypeptidase regulatory-like domain-containing protein, whose protein sequence is MPPGTFWGKVTNKNTGAGISGAQMAFDGPTDATVNRNTDGSYVSPLLNSGTYTIRVTASGYQTITNSGVNLPEGGYVQKNYRMTPTPA